A stretch of Toxoplasma gondii ME49 chromosome V, whole genome shotgun sequence DNA encodes these proteins:
- a CDS encoding hypothetical protein (encoded by transcript TGME49_285150): MESASEDVVAIGGADSQQQNARHSSGSGTSDVGNEPSHSVVEVGSVGGGTLVVRRARVRAQRPSTYFAAPAAINVTAVRSRANSVAPSAVTSPRVRPTGPSDPATSLSDANVPNAGTHDPTISPGRSATTINGSREGADAQQPPEGRQVPISRPAASEQMKSQFALATASMERRLASRTQSRQASRMISRRLSPRGHSPARRASDDPIQRKLLQASAALERTKQSEVEPAGEMPRSADDAAGKSMLPVASGRRESEGKNKVDEKHAEMVQQGVAGMLKVEEDLRASRIASRIASRSISRNPAQRPLSSLMQRTDVAHAAAEELRRRLAEEASDSAIDLPNKSFARAAANRYTPDAAAVSGDTRSEIEISARRELTELDQKATLLQAAWRGYRTRLWFVSVKLTATFERHLRQTFGTSKAFGWRSESPSETDDRLTPLMC, from the exons ATGGAGTCCGCATCCGAGGATGTCGTTGCCATAGGGGGGGCAGATTCTCAACAGCAAAACGCTCGACACTCTTCCGGATCCGGAACCAGTGATGTCGGCAATGAACCATCTCACAGTGTTGTAGAGGTGGGGAGTGTGGGAGGCGGCACTTTGGTCGTTAGGCGGGCTCGAGTACGAGCTCAGCGTCCCTCTACCTACTTTGCTGCCCCAGCTGCCAT TAACGTTACTGCTGTGCGGAGCCGAGCGAATTCTGTGGCGCCGAGTGCCGTGACCAGCCCCCGTGTACGTCCCACCGGGCCGTCAGACCCTGCCACCAGTTTGTCAGACGCCAACGTTCCTAATGCTGGCACCCATGACCCAACAATTTCCCCTGGTCGATCAGCAACCACAATAAATGGAAGTCGAGAAGGAGCCGATGCACAGCAACCGCCGGAGGGTCGACAGGTTCCAATTTCGCGACCGGCTGCCTCTGAGCAAATGAAAAGTCAGTTTGCTCTGGCCACTGCTTCTATGGAGCGTAGGCTGGCTTCAAGGACACAGTCTCGACAGGCGTCTCGCATGATTTCAAGGCGCCTCTCCCCTCGTGGCCATTCTCCGGCACGTCGCGCTTCCGATGACCCAATTCAAAGGAAATTGCTGCAAGCCAGCGCTGCGTTGGAACGCACCAAACAGTCTGAAGTTGAGCCTGCAG GAGAAATGCCCCGCAGCGCAGATGATGCGGCAGGAAAATCCATGCTGCCGGTGGCCAGTGGTCGGAGGGAGAGTGAAGGAAAGAATAAGGTGGATGAGAAACACGCCGAAATGGTGCAGCAGGGAGTGGCAGGCATGctgaaagtggaagaagatCTTCGGGCGAGTCGAATTGCCTCCCGCATTGCGTCGCGATCCATTTCTCGTAATCCTGCGCAGAGGCCTCTTAGCAGCTTGATGCAGCGGACAGATGTAGCCCATGCGGCAGCTGAAGAACTTCGACGCCGGCTTGCGGAGGAGGCGTCAGACAGTGCCATAGATCTCCCCAACAAAAGCTTCGCACGGGCTGCAGCAAACCGCTACACGCCAGATGCAGCGGCGGTATCCGGAGATACACGTTCGGAG ATCGAGATCTCGGCACGGCGGGAGCTGACAGAGCTGGACCAAAAG GCTACCTTACTGCAAGCGGCGTGGAGAGGCTATAGGACTAGGTTGTGGTTTGTGAGTGTTAAACTTACAGCGACGTTCGAGAGACATCTCCGACAGACGTTTGGCACTTCAAAGGCTTTTGGATGGAGAAGTGAATCGCCATCTGAGACAGACGACCGCCTTACACCCCTCATGTGCTGA